ACGACGTCCGCACCACCGCGACGCCCCCGGCGATGGCCGCCATCGAGAACTGCTTCGCCGCCTCCGACGGCCCGACCCCGGCGATTCCGGGCTCCTCGGCCATCGCCGACCGGCTCGACCTGCGCCTCGACCCGGCCTGCGTGGGCTGGGCGATCGGCGCGCCGTCGGGCAAGGGCGAGATGCGCGCATGGTTCGGCCTCGCGGACGGCCGGGAGCCGGACGCGCTCTCGCTGCTCCTGACCGTCGACGCCCTGCCGCCGACCTCCTTCGAGCTGGGCCTGAAGGGCTGGACCCCGACCGTCGAGCTCACCACCCACGTCCGCTGCCGCCCGGCCCCCGGCCCGCTGCGGGTCTCCATCACCACCCGCAACCTCGCCGGCGGCTTCCTGGAGGAGGACGCCGAGGTCTGGGACAGCGCCGGCCGACTGGTGGCACAGTCCCGCCAGCTGGCCCGCGCGCCGCGCGCCTGACGCGCTTCCGGCTCCGACCCCGAGCCGGAAAGCGCCGACCGGCGCCGAGAGGGGCGTACGCACCCCGGGGCCCGCACTCCCCGGGGTACGTACGACCCGTACGGCCCTGAGGCGGCCCCGCCGTCCGGGAAGGCCCCGGGAGCGCGCCGCCGGCCCAGGTCACGGGCCGCCGCCCGCCCGGCCGGGGCACGGCCCCGGCCCCGGCACCCGCCGCGCTCGGCGGCGTAAACCGGCCACCCGCCAGGGCCGGGAGCACGGGCTCGTAGAATCGACCCACCATGGCTTACCTCGACCACGCCGCGACCACGCCCATGCTGCCCGAGGCGATCGAGGCGATGACCGCCCAGCTCGCCGTCACGGGCAACGCCTCCTCCCTGCACGCCGCCGGACGGCGCGCCCGGCGGACCGTCGAGGAGGGGCGCGAGACGCTCGCCGCCGCGCTCGGCGCGCGGCCGAGCGAGGTCGTCTTCACCTCCGGCGGCACCGAGGCGGACAACCTCGCCGTGAAGGGCCTCTACTGGTCCCGCCGCGACGCCGACCCCCACCGCACCCGCGTTCTCGCCAGCCCGGTGGAGCACCACGCCGTGCTCGACGCCGTCGACTGGCTCGCCACCCACGAGGGTGCCGACGTCGAGTACCTGCCGGTCGACCGGTACGGCCGCGTGCACCCCGAGGCCCTGCGCGAGGCGATCGCCCGCGACCCCGGTTCCGTCGCCCTCGCCACCGTCATGTGGGCCAACAACGAGATCGGCACCGTCATGCCGGTCCGTGAACTGGCCGACGCAGCAGCCGAGTTCGGCGTACCGCTGCACGCCGACGCCGTCCAGGCCGTCGGTCAGACCGAGGTCGACTTCGCGGCCTCGGGCCTCGCCGCGATGACCGTCTCCGGACACAAGATCGGCGGCCCGTACGGCATCGGAGCCCTGCTCCTGGGGCGCGAGCACACCCCCGTACCCGTCCTGCACGGCGGTGGCCAGGAGCGGCACGTCCGCTCCGGCACCCTCGACGTGCCGGCCGTCGCCGCCTTCGCGGTCGCCGCCCGGCTCGCCACCGAGCGGCGAGAGGAGTTCGCCCGGGAGATCGGCGCGCTGCGCGACGAGCTCGTGGCCGAGGTCCGGGCGCTCGTCCCCGACGTGATCCTCGGCGGCGACCCCGTCGAGCGGCTCCCCGCCAACGCCCACTTCACCTTCCCCGGCTGCGAGGGCGACTCCCTGCTCCTGCTGCTCGACGCGGCCGGCATCGCCTGCTCCACGGGCTCCGCCTGCACGGCGGGCATCGCCCAGCCGAGCCATGTCCTCCTGGCGACCGGCACCGACCCGGACCTGGCCCGGGGCACCCTGCGCTTCTCGCTCGGCCACACCTCCACCAAGGAGGACGTCGCGGCGGTCGCGGACGCGATCGGCCCCGCCGTGGAACGGGCCAGGACCGCGGGCCTCAGCTGACCGGCGCGGGAGGCCCGCGCGCGAGCGTGCCGAAGGCGCTCAGGCCCGGGCCTTCGACGCCTCCCGCACCAGCTTGAGATAGCGGTCCCAGTCCCAGTGCGGACCGGGGTCGGTGTGGTCGGTGCCCTCGACCTCGACGTGCCCGATGATGTGCTCCCGGTCCACGGGTATCCCGTACCGGGCGCATATGTCGGCCGTCAGCCGCGCCGAGCCCGCGTACATCGCCGCCGTGAAGTCCTGCGGCCGGTCGACGAAGCCCTCGTGCTCGATGCCGATGCTCCGCTCGTTCATGTCGCGGTTCCCGGCGTGGAAGGCGACGTCGAGCTCCCTGATCATCTGCGCCACGTGCCCGTCCTCGCGGACCACGTAGTGCGCGGCGGCCCCGTGCCCGGGGTCCTTGAAGACCTTGAGGGCGGTGGCGTAACTGCCCTGGACGACATGGATCACGACCCGGTCGATCCGGTAGTCGTCCGGCCGGTCGGCCCGTCGCCAGTTCGCCCGCGACGCCGAGGTCCACTCGGCGGCCTTGTGGTCGAGCTCGCCCTCGACCCGCTTCTTCTCCATCCCCGGCAGCCGCCACCAGGCACGCGCCAGCTCGTCCCTGGCCAGCGCCGCCGTCCCCAGGACGGCGACCCCGCCGCCGAGCAGCACCGCGCGCCGCCCCACCCGTCTGCCGGAACCGCCGGACTTTCCCGAACCGCCGGCCCCGCCCGCACCACTCGCCTTGCTCCCCATGCCTCCGAGAACGCTTACTACCGCGACTGTGGTTCCCGGCGCCCCGTACCCTGGTAGGGCTATGACTCAGACTCCGCCCCCGCGCCCCCAGAGCCGTCCCCTCCGGGTCCTTGCCGCCATGTCCGGCGGAGTGGACTCCGCCGTCGCTGCCGCCCGTGCCGCCGAGGCCGGTCACGACGTCACCGGTGTGCACCTCGCCCTCTCCGCGAACCCGCAGTCCTTCCGTACCGGAGCGCGCGGCTGCTGCACGATCGAGGACTCCCGCGACGCCCGCCGGGCGGCCGACGTCATCGGCATCCCGTTCTACGTGTGGGACCTCGCCGAGCGCTTCCGCGAGGACGTCGTGGACGACTTCGTCGCGGAGTACGAGGCCGGCCGCACGCCCAACCCGTGCCTGCGCTGCAACGAGAAGATCAAGTTCGCCGCGCTGCTCGACAAGGCGCTCGCCCTCGGCTTCGACGCGGTCTGCACCGGTCACTACGCGACGGTCGTCCTGAACGAGGACGGCACCCGTGAGCTGCACCGCGCCTCCGACATGGCGAAGGACCAGTCGTACGTGCTCGGCGTGCTCGACGAGAAGCAGCTCGCGCACGCGATGTTCCCGCTGGGCGACACGCTCACCACCAAGGACGAGATCCGGGCGGAGGCCGAGCGGCGCGGGCTCGCGGTCGCGAAGAAGCCCGACAGCCACGACATCTGCTTCATCGCCGACGGCGACACCCAGGGCTTCCTCGCCTCCCGCCTGGGCAAGGCGGAGGGCGACATCGTCGACGAGGCCGGTACGAAGGTCGGCAGCCACGAGGGCGCGTACGGCTTCACCATCGGCCAGCGCAAGGGCCTGCGGATCGGCCACCCGGCCGCCGACGGCAAGCCGCGCTACGTCCTGGACATCTCGCCGGTGAACAACACGGTCACGGTGGGCCCCGTCGAGGCGCTGGACGTCACCGCCCTGACCGCGATCAAGCCCCGCTGGTGCGGCACCGCGCCGGAGGGCGAGGGCCGCTACACGGCCCAGCTCCGCGCCCACGGCGGCGAGACCGAGGTGACGGCGTCCCTGACGGACGGCGAACTCACCGTCGCCTTCGACGAGCCGGTCCGCGGCGTGGCCCCGGGCCAGGCGATCGTCCTGTACGACGGCACGCGCGTGGTCGGCTCGGCCACGATCGCCACGACCTCCCGCCGCGCGACGGCACCGGCGAGGGCCTAGGGTCCCCGGGACAGAACACCTAGGCCGCCTCCGCGGGCTCCCGCTCCTCCGTCAGGAACTCCTCCAGGACCGGGGCCAGGACGTGCGGTGCCACCTGGTACGTCTGGCCCGTCAGCGTGCGGTGCCGCCCCCGGGGGAGCGCCTCCGTCAGCGTGCGGGCCGCCTGCCGGGTGCTCACCGGGCTCGCGCCCCCGTCGACCACGAGTACGCGCGCGTGCACCCGGGCCAGAAGCCCCTCCGGCACCGTGCCGTCCCCGAGGACGGCGAAGTCGTACGCGAGGGTGCGGGCCTCCTCCGCCGTCCCGGGCCGCAGCCCCGCGTGCGCCGTCGGCTCCGCCAGGAACAGGTCGAGCGCCTCGGCCCACCGCCCCTCGCCGAGCGGCACGGCCACCCGCCGCCGCAGCTCGGCTGCCTCGGCCGAGTACGGCGGCTCGTACACCGACACCGCCCCGGCAGGCACCCCGGCGGCCACCGCGGCGAGCGCCAGCGCGCCCCCCGTGCCCGTCCCGTGCAGCGCCGCACCCGGACCCGCCTCCCCGGCCACCGCGGCCAGGTCCTCGATCTCCCGCTCCACCGCGTACGGCCCCGTGTCGCCGCTGCCGCCGCGGCCCCGCCGGTCGTACGCGACGACCGAGAAGCGCCGGGCCAGTAACCCGCCCAGCGCCCGCTCGCCCGCGGCCGTCCCCAGCGCGCCGCTCACCAGGACGAGCGGCGGCCCCTCCCCGTACCGCTCGTACGCGATCGGCGTCCCGTCCCCCGACGCGACCCGTCCCCGGACCCTGCTCAGCGTGGTGCTCACCTCGTCCATGGCAGGGGAGACCGGACCCGTCACCGGAACTCATCGCCCCCCAGCGGGATTTCTCGTAAAAAGATCGACGTCGCTGGTCAGGGCCTACGGTGGGGCCATGAACATCTGTGTCTTCCTCTCCGCCGCGGACCTCGACGAGCGCTACACGACCCCCGCCCGCGACTTCGCGCGGCTTCTCGGCAAGGCCGGCCACACCCTGGTCTGGGGCGGTTCCGACACCGGTCTGATGAAGGTCGTCGCCGACGGAGTCCAGGAGGCCGGCGGCCGGCTCGTGGGCGTCTCCGTCGACTTCCTCGCCCACAAGGCCCGTCCGAACGCCGACGAGATGGTCGTCGCCAGGGACCTGGCCGAGCGCAAGGCCCTCCTCCTCGCCAAGTCCGACGCCGTCGTGGTCATGGTCGGCGGCACCGGCACCCTCGACGAGGCCACCGAGATCCTGGAGCTGAAGAAGCACGGCAAGCACTCCAAGCCGGTCGTCCTGCTCAACACGGAGGGTTTCTACGACGGACTGAAGACCCAGTTCCGCCGGATGGAGGAGGAGGGCTTCCTGCCGATCCCTCTCGCCGACGTCGTCCTCTTCGCCGACGACGCCCCCACGGCCCTCACCCACCTGGAGGAGAACATCGCCGCCCGCTGATGCGAGCATGGTGACCATGGCTACACATGTGATCACCGGAGCCGGTTCCGGCATCGGCGCCGCCGTCGCGCGCCGCCTCCACGCGCGCGGGGACGACCTCGTGCTCCACGCGCGCGACGCGGGGCGGGCCAAGGAGCTCGCCGCGCGGTTCCCCGGCGCCCGGACCCTCGTCGGCGACCTCGCCGACCCGGACCGGCTCTCCTGGGCGTTCTCGCACCAGACCATGCCGGAGCAGGTGGACAGCCTGCTGCACATCGCGGGCGTCGTCGACCTCGGTCCGATCGGGGACCTCACCCCCAAGACCTGGCACCACCAGCTCAACGTCAACCTCGTCGCCCCGGCCGAGCTGACCCGGCACCTCCTGCCCCAGCTGCGGGTCTCCCAGGGCCACGTCGTCTTCGTGAACTCGGGCGCCGGCCTCGCCGCACACGCCGAGTGGGGCGCGTACGCCGCCTCCAAGCACGGCCTCAAGGCCCTCGCCGACTCCCTGCGCCACGAGGAGCACGCCAACGGCGTGCGGGTGACCTCGGTCTACCCGGGCCGCACCGCGAGCCCCATGCAGGCCAAGGTCCACTCCCAGGAGGGCAAGGAGTACGACCCGTCGAGGTGGATCGACCCCGAGTCGGTCGCCACGGCGATCCTCACCGCCGTCGACCTCCCGCGCGACGCGGAGATCAACGACCTCACCGTTCGTCCGGGACGCTAGACATGAGCGAGACGCAGGCCGAGGACGACCGTGTGCTCTGGGGGCCCGCCACCGGCGTCGGCTCCATGCCCGGCGGCGACGCCCGGGAGACCGCGAGGACCGTCACCGGGTCCTTCGAAAACTTCCCGTTCCTCGCGGAGCTGCCCGCCCGCGGCCCAGGCGCCGACATGATCGGCCGGACCATCGGGATGCTCGTCGACCTCTACGCGCACGTGGAGCCGAGCGGCTGGCGGATCAGCGACCGGCCCGGCCGCGACACCAAGCGCGCCCGGTCCTGGATGGGCGAGGACCTCGACGCCCTGGAGGAGTTCACCCAGGGGTACGAGGGACCGCTCAAGGTGCAGGCCGTGGGCCCCTGGACGCTCGCCGCCGCCCTGGAGCTGCGCGGCGGCGAGGCCGCCCTCGGCGACGCCGGCGCCTGCCGCGACCTCGTCGGCTCGCTCGCGGAGGGCCTCCACGAGCACCTCGCCGGCCTGCGCAAGAGGATCCCCGGCGCCCGGATCGTCCTCCAGCTCGACGAGCCCTCGCTCACCGCCGTCCTGCGCGGCCACGTCCGCACCGCCAGCGGCTACCGCACCTACCGGGCCGTCGACCGGCAGGTCGTGGAGAGCGCCCTGCGCGAGGTGATCGCCGTCCACGAAGGCCCGGCGGTCGTCCACTCCTGCGCTCCCGACGTCCCCTTCGCGCTCCTGCGACGGGCCGGCGCCTCGGGGGTCTCGTTCGACTTCTCCCTGCTCACCGAGCGTGACGAGGACACGATCGGCGAGGCAGTGGAGGCCGGCACGAAGCTCTTCGCCGGTGTGGTGGCGTCCACCGACGGCCCATTGTCCGACCCGGGCGGTAGCGTCATGGGTGTCAGGACGCTGTGGCGCAGGCTGGGGCTGAATCCGGGGACTCTCGCCGAGTCCGTGGTCGTCACTCCCACGTGCGGGCTCGCGGGCGCTTCGCCCGCCTACGCCCGCGCGGCCCTCGCTCACTGCGCCCGGGCGGCGAGATCGCTCGCGGACAACCCAGAGTGACCGGGTTTCGAGGCACGGGAGGACGGACGAAGGTGGCAGTCGAACAGGGGGCCCTGCCCGCCGAGGCACGGGAGAAGCACGCCGATCTGGCCGAGCGGGTCGAGGAGCACCGCTTCCGGTACTACGTGAAGGACCAGCCGGTCATCAGCGACGGCGACTTCGACAAGCTCCTGCGCGCCCTGGAGGTGCTGGAGGAGGAGTACCCGGAGCTGCGGACGCCGGACTCGCCGACGCAGAAGGTCGCGGGGCAGTACGAGACCGAGTTCACCTCCGTCGAGCACCGCGAGCGGATGCTCTCCCTCGACAACGCCTTCGACGACGAGGAGTTGGCCACCTGGGCCGATCGGGTCGGGCGGGACGTCGGTACCCCCGACTTCCACTACCTGTGCGAGCTCAAGGTCGACGGCCTCGCGGTCAACCTGACGTACGAGCGCGGGCGGCTGACCCGGGCCGCCACTCGCGGCGACGGCCGCACCGGCGAGGACATCACGCCCAACGTGCGGACGATCGCCGACATCCCGGAGCGCCTGCACGGGGACCGGATCCCGGACCTCGTGGAGATCCGCGGCGAGGTCTACTTCCCGATGGAGGCCTTCGAGGGGCTCAACGCCCGCCTGGTGGAGGCCGGCGACAAGCCCTTCGCCAACCCGAGGAACGCGGCGGCGGGCTCGCTCCGCCAGAAGGACCCCAAGGTCACGGCCTCCCGCCCGCTCCACATGGTCGTCCACGGCATCGGCGCCCGCGAGGGCTTCGACATCGACTGCCTCTCCCACGCGTACGAGCTGCTGCGCGAGTGGGGCCTGCCCACCGCCCGGCACCACAAGGTGGTCGCCTCGCTCGCCGAGGTGCGGGAGTTCATCGCGTACTTCGGGGAGAACCGTCACTCCGTGGAGCACGAGATCGACGGCGTCGTCGTCAAGCTCGACGAGATCCCCCTCCAGGGCCGGCTCGGCTCCACCGCGCGCGCCCCGCGCTGGGCCATCGCCTGGAAGTACGCCCCGGAAGAGGTCAACACCAAGCTGATCGACATCAAGGTCGGCGTCGGCAGGACCGGCCGCGTCACGCCGTACGCGCAGGTGGAGCCGGTGACCGTGGCCGGCTCCGAGGTCGAGTTCGCCACCCTCCACAACCAGGAGGTGGTGAAGGCCAAGGGCGTGCTGATCGGCGACACCGTCGTGCTGCGCAAGGCCGGTGACGTCATCCCGGAGATCCTCGGGCCCGTCGCCGACCTGCGGGACGGCAGCGAGCGGGAGTTCGTGATGCCCGCCGAGTGCCCCGAGTGCGGGACGCCGCTGAAGGCGATGAAGGAGGGCGACATCGACCTCCGCTGCCCGAACGCCCGGACCTGCCCGGCCCAGCTGCGCGAGCGCCTCTTCTTCCTCGCGGGGCGTCAGTGCCTGGACATCGAGAACTTCGGCGCGGTGGCCGCGGCGGCGCTCACCCGTCCGCTGGAGCCGGCCGAGTCGCCGCTGCTCGACGAGGGCGACCTCTTCGACCTCACCATCGAGCGGCTGCTGCCGATCAAGGCGTACGTCCTCGACCCGGACAGCGGGCTGCCCCGGCGGGACCCGAAGACCGGCGAGGAGAAGATCGTCACGGTCTTCGCCAACCAGAAGGGCGAGCCGAAGAAGAACGCCCTGGCGATGCTGGAGAACATCGCGGCGGCGAAGACGCGCCCGCTGGCCCGCTTCATCAACGGGCTCTCCATCCGGCACGTGGGGCCGGTCGCGGCCGAGGCGCTGGCCCGTGAGTTCCGCTCCCTGGAGCGGATCGAGCAGGCGAGCGAGGAGGAGCTGGCCGCCGTCGACGGGGTCGGCGGGATCATCGCGACCGCCGTGAAGCAGTGGTTCTCCGAGGAGTGGCACCGCGAGATCGTGCGCAAGTGGCGCGCGGCCGGGGTCACTCTGGAGGACGAGGGCGCCGGGGAGGATGTCGGACCGCGTCCGCTGGAGGGCCTCACGGTCGTGGTGACCGGCACGCTGGAGAAGTTCACCAGGGATGGCGCAAAAGAGTCCCTCCAGAGCCTCGGAGCGAAGGTGACCGGTTCCGTTTCGAAGAAGACCGCCTTCGTGGTCGTCGGTGAAAACCCTGGTTCGAAGTACGACAAGGCGATGCAGCTGAAGGTTCCGGTTCTCGACGAGGACGGCTTCTCGATCCTGCTCGAACAAGGGCCCGACGCCGCTCGGGAGGCCGCGGTGCCCGTCGCGGAGTAGTCACCCGCACCCCGTCCGACGACCGTGCGACGGTCACCCGTTCGGCGCATACCAGATCGTTACGGGTGGCCAGGTCGCATTCGGGCAAGACAGGGAGAGCGCTGCCCGTCGACGCCCTCGGCGGCCTAATGTGGTGACCGTGCGCCCAGTCCTGCACGATCGCGCGAGGGCCCTGCCGGTCGTGGCGTCAGGACGACGGCCCCGTGGCACGACGTACGACCGGCACAGCCCGCGGTCGTCCGACGCACGACGGACGGCCGGACGACGGGCGGCCGCCTGACCGCGGCCCATCGCACACCGACGGCACCGCCGCCTGTGAGAGGGACGGGAATGGAACCGACCGAGAGCGCCGCCCCGGTCCCACGGCCGCACGGCCGTGTGGTGTCCCTGGGTTTCACCTCCCGGCTGCCCGCAGCCGTGGTGGGCATCGCCGCCGTCGTCCTCGTCGTCGGGCTCCAGCAGGGCCTGAGCGCGGGCAGCGGCCTCTTCCCCGGCGGGGTCACCGGCTGGTCCCTCGCGGTCCTCACCGGCCTCATCGTCGGCCATCTGGTCGCCCTCGGCCGCGACCGCTGGTGGGGCGGCACCGGTTCGGGCGCCGCCCTCACCCTCGCCGTCCTGCTGCTCTACGGCTGGGTGCCGGCCGGACTCGTCTCGATGACCGTCGTCACCCTGGTCGGCGCCGCCCGCAGGCACCGCTGGCGACAGGGCCTGCTGCACGGCGCCGCCGACGTCCTCGGGGTCGGCGCCGCCGCCCTCGTCCTCGCCCTCTTCGACGACGTCCCCACGGTCGACCACCCCTGGCAGCCCCTCGACTGGACGATCGGGGACCTCCCGGAAGTCGTCCTCGCCGCCGCCACCTACCTCGTGGTGACCCGGCTCCTCCTGTGGTACACGCTCGCCCCGCAGAGCCGCGGCCTGCCCACCGTCGCCCGCACCGCGCTCCTGAGACAGGGCCTCGTCGCCGTCGCCCTGCTCGGCATCGCCCCGCTGATCTGCGTCGTCGCCGCCACCCGGCCCGTCCTGCTGCCGCTCTTCGCCGTCCCCCTCATCGCCCTCGACTCCACCCTGTGGATCGCCCGGGCCCGCGCCGAGGAACAGCTGCGCGACCCGCTGACCGGACTCCCCAACCGCCAGTGGCTGCTCGAACGGGCCTGGACCGCCCTGGAGGAGGCCGAAGGCGAAGGAGCCCGCGCCGCCCTCGTCCTGATCGACCTCGACCGCTTCCGATCGGTCAACGACACCCTCGGGCACCTCGCGGGCGACCGGCTGCTCCTCCAGATCGCCGACCGGCTCCGCCTCGCCCTGCCCCGCGGCGCCGAGGCCGCGAGGCTCGGCGGCGACGAGTTCGCCGTCCTGCTGCCCACCGCCGACTCCACCACCAGCGCCCAGCGGGTCGCCCGCCACCTCGTCGCCGAACTCTCCTCCCCGCTCGACCTCGACGGCCTCACCCTCGTCCTGGAGGCCAGCGCGGGCGTCGCCGTCTTCCCCGACCACGCCCTCGACGCCGAAGGCCTGCTGCGCCGCGCCGACGTCGCCATGTACCAGGCCAAGCGCGACCGCACGGGCGTCGAGGTCTACGAGTCCAAGCGCGACTCCAACACCCCCGACCGGCTCGGCCTCCTCGGCGACCTCCGCCGCGCCCTCGACGCCGGCGAGGTCGAACTCCACTACCAGCCCAAGGTCCAGTTCGACGGCCAGGTCGCCGGACTCGAAGCCCTCGTCCGCTGGGTCCACCCCGAGCGCGGCAAGGTCCCGCCGGACGAGTTCATCGCCATCGCCGAGTCCTCCGGCCTGATGCCGCACCTCACCGAGTACGTCCTGGAGACCGCCCTCGCCCAGGTCGCCCGCTGGCGCGCCCAGGGCCTCAACGTCCCGGTCGCCGTCAACGTCTCGCCCCGCGACGTGCACACCCCCGGCTTCGCCGGCGCCGTCGCCGCCCGGCTCGCCCGCCACGGCGTACCGGCCGGCGCGCTCCAGCTGGAGATAACGGAACACGTCCTCCTGGAGGACCCCCAGCGCGCCGCCGACACCCTCAACGGCCTCACCGGCCACGGCGTCAAGATGTCCCTCGACGACTTCGGCACCGGCTACTCCTCCCTCGTCCACCTGCGCCGGCTCCCCGTCAGCGAACTCAAGATCGACCGTTCCTTCGTCGCCCGGCTCGCCGTCGACACCGAGGACGCCGAGATCGTCCGCTGCACCGTCGACCTCGCCCACTCCCTCGGCCTCCTCGTCGTCGCCGAGGGAGTCGAGGACGACGAGACCTGGGAGCGCCTGCGTGACCTGGGCTGCGACGCCGTCCAGGGCTGGCTCGTCGCCGCCGCGATGCCACCCGGCGAGGCCACGGCCTGGCTGCTCGCCCGCGGCGAGCACGGCTGGCGCCGACCCGCCGACATCGCCGCCGCACTCGACGTGGACCACCCCTCCGGCCAGGTCGTTCAGTAGGCCGTGCGCACCCCGGGAGACGACCCCGGGCAAACCGTTTCACGGGCAGCGGCACCGGCCCCATAGGATGGCCCCACACCATCAAGCTCACCCCGTGAGGATCCGCATGCCTGGCATCACGCGCGAGGAGGTCGCCCACCTCGCACGGCTGGCGCGTCTGGAGCTGAAGGGCGAAGAACTCGATCACTTCGCCGGCCAGCTCGACGACATCATCGGCGCGGTCGCCCGCGTCTCCGAGGTCGCCGACCAAGACGTACCGCCGACCTCCCACCCGCTGCCGCTGACCAATGTCATGCGCGCGGACGAGGTCCGTCCGTCGCTCACCCCCGAGCAGGCGCTCTCCGGCGCCCCGGCCCAGGAGCAGCAGCGTTTCAAGGTGCCGCAGATCCTGGGGGAGGACTAACAGTCATGACGGACATCATCATCAAGCTCACCGCGGCCGAGATCGCCGGGAAGATCGCCGCCGGCGAACTGACCGCCGTCGAGGTCACCGAGGCGCACCTCGCCCGCATCGAGGCCGTCGACGAGAAGGTCCACGCCTTCCTGCACGTCGACCGTGAGGGCGCGCTCGCCCAGGCCCGTGCCGTCGACGAGAAGCGCGCCCGCGGCGAGAAGCTCGGCCCGCTCGCCGGTGTGCCGCTCGCCCTCAAGGACATCTTCACCACCGCCGGCATGCCGACGACCGTGGGCTCGAAGATGCTCGAGGGCTGGATCCCGCCGTACGACGCGACGCTGGTCAAGAACCTCAAGGCCGCCGACGTCGTCATCCTCGGCAAGACCAACATGGACGAGTTCGCCATGGGGTCCTCCACCGAGAACAGCGCCTACGGTCCGACCGGCAACCCCTGGGACCTGACCAGGATCCCCGGCGGCTCCGGCGGTGGCTCGTCCGCCGCCCTCGCCGCGTACGAGGCGCCCCTCGCCATCGGCACGGACACCGGCGGCTCGATCCGCCAGCCCGCCGCCGTCACCGGCACCGTCGGCGTCAAGCCGACCTACGGCGGCGTCTCCCGCTACGGCATGGTGGCCTTCTCGTCCTCCCTCGACCAGGGCGGCCCCTGCGCCCGTACGGT
This sequence is a window from Streptomyces sp. NBC_00691. Protein-coding genes within it:
- the gatC gene encoding Asp-tRNA(Asn)/Glu-tRNA(Gln) amidotransferase subunit GatC, translated to MPGITREEVAHLARLARLELKGEELDHFAGQLDDIIGAVARVSEVADQDVPPTSHPLPLTNVMRADEVRPSLTPEQALSGAPAQEQQRFKVPQILGED
- a CDS encoding putative bifunctional diguanylate cyclase/phosphodiesterase, which translates into the protein MEPTESAAPVPRPHGRVVSLGFTSRLPAAVVGIAAVVLVVGLQQGLSAGSGLFPGGVTGWSLAVLTGLIVGHLVALGRDRWWGGTGSGAALTLAVLLLYGWVPAGLVSMTVVTLVGAARRHRWRQGLLHGAADVLGVGAAALVLALFDDVPTVDHPWQPLDWTIGDLPEVVLAAATYLVVTRLLLWYTLAPQSRGLPTVARTALLRQGLVAVALLGIAPLICVVAATRPVLLPLFAVPLIALDSTLWIARARAEEQLRDPLTGLPNRQWLLERAWTALEEAEGEGARAALVLIDLDRFRSVNDTLGHLAGDRLLLQIADRLRLALPRGAEAARLGGDEFAVLLPTADSTTSAQRVARHLVAELSSPLDLDGLTLVLEASAGVAVFPDHALDAEGLLRRADVAMYQAKRDRTGVEVYESKRDSNTPDRLGLLGDLRRALDAGEVELHYQPKVQFDGQVAGLEALVRWVHPERGKVPPDEFIAIAESSGLMPHLTEYVLETALAQVARWRAQGLNVPVAVNVSPRDVHTPGFAGAVAARLARHGVPAGALQLEITEHVLLEDPQRAADTLNGLTGHGVKMSLDDFGTGYSSLVHLRRLPVSELKIDRSFVARLAVDTEDAEIVRCTVDLAHSLGLLVVAEGVEDDETWERLRDLGCDAVQGWLVAAAMPPGEATAWLLARGEHGWRRPADIAAALDVDHPSGQVVQ
- the ligA gene encoding NAD-dependent DNA ligase LigA, whose product is MAVEQGALPAEAREKHADLAERVEEHRFRYYVKDQPVISDGDFDKLLRALEVLEEEYPELRTPDSPTQKVAGQYETEFTSVEHRERMLSLDNAFDDEELATWADRVGRDVGTPDFHYLCELKVDGLAVNLTYERGRLTRAATRGDGRTGEDITPNVRTIADIPERLHGDRIPDLVEIRGEVYFPMEAFEGLNARLVEAGDKPFANPRNAAAGSLRQKDPKVTASRPLHMVVHGIGAREGFDIDCLSHAYELLREWGLPTARHHKVVASLAEVREFIAYFGENRHSVEHEIDGVVVKLDEIPLQGRLGSTARAPRWAIAWKYAPEEVNTKLIDIKVGVGRTGRVTPYAQVEPVTVAGSEVEFATLHNQEVVKAKGVLIGDTVVLRKAGDVIPEILGPVADLRDGSEREFVMPAECPECGTPLKAMKEGDIDLRCPNARTCPAQLRERLFFLAGRQCLDIENFGAVAAAALTRPLEPAESPLLDEGDLFDLTIERLLPIKAYVLDPDSGLPRRDPKTGEEKIVTVFANQKGEPKKNALAMLENIAAAKTRPLARFINGLSIRHVGPVAAEALAREFRSLERIEQASEEELAAVDGVGGIIATAVKQWFSEEWHREIVRKWRAAGVTLEDEGAGEDVGPRPLEGLTVVVTGTLEKFTRDGAKESLQSLGAKVTGSVSKKTAFVVVGENPGSKYDKAMQLKVPVLDEDGFSILLEQGPDAAREAAVPVAE